A region of Pyxidicoccus parkwaysis DNA encodes the following proteins:
- a CDS encoding exonuclease SbcCD subunit D C-terminal domain-containing protein, with translation MRLLHTSDWHLGHTLYDVSREAEHAAFLDWLLDTLEAQAVDALLVAGDIFDTANPGAEAQAAWYHFVARARRRLPRLDVVVIGGNHDSAARLDAPDPLFAALGVRVVGGLPRARGELELERLLVPLHDAKGRVGAWVAAVPYLRPADLPPVPVEAGDRLVEGVRSVYGEVLSAARRRRQAGQALVAMGHCYMTGTELSALSERKILGGNQHALPVDLFPEDVAYAALGHLHKAQRVGGREGVRYSGSPLPLSLSEASYRHQVLLVELKGDALEGVRPLTVPRSTDMVRVPARDAVPLEEVVALLEALPEREADSPDWRRPYLEVCVALPRPEPSLRHKVEKVLESKAARLVKLTPAYTGTGGALAEAQPGLSLKERTPEDVFRARYARDFQEPPSPVLLEAFHTLLAEVQEEAS, from the coding sequence ATGCGGCTGCTGCACACGTCGGACTGGCACCTAGGGCACACGCTGTACGACGTCTCGCGGGAGGCGGAGCACGCCGCCTTCCTGGACTGGCTGCTGGACACGCTGGAGGCGCAGGCGGTGGACGCGCTGCTGGTGGCCGGCGACATCTTCGACACCGCCAACCCCGGCGCGGAAGCGCAGGCGGCCTGGTACCACTTCGTCGCCCGTGCCCGCAGGCGGCTGCCCCGGCTGGATGTCGTCGTCATTGGTGGCAACCACGACTCGGCGGCGCGGCTGGATGCGCCGGACCCGCTGTTCGCGGCGCTCGGCGTGCGCGTGGTGGGAGGCCTGCCGCGTGCGCGCGGTGAGCTGGAGTTGGAGCGGCTGCTGGTGCCGCTGCACGACGCGAAGGGGCGCGTAGGGGCGTGGGTGGCGGCGGTTCCGTACCTGCGGCCCGCGGATTTGCCTCCGGTGCCGGTGGAGGCCGGAGACCGGCTGGTGGAGGGCGTGCGCTCGGTATACGGCGAGGTGCTGTCCGCGGCGCGGCGCAGGCGTCAGGCCGGACAGGCGCTGGTGGCCATGGGCCACTGCTACATGACGGGCACGGAGCTCTCCGCGCTCAGCGAGCGGAAGATTCTGGGCGGCAACCAGCACGCGTTGCCGGTGGACCTGTTCCCCGAGGACGTGGCGTACGCGGCGCTGGGGCACCTGCACAAGGCGCAGCGCGTGGGTGGACGCGAGGGCGTGCGCTACAGCGGCTCACCGCTGCCGCTGTCGCTGTCGGAGGCGAGCTACCGCCACCAGGTGCTGCTGGTGGAGTTGAAGGGTGACGCGCTGGAGGGCGTGCGCCCGCTGACGGTGCCGCGCAGCACGGACATGGTGCGCGTGCCCGCGCGGGACGCGGTGCCGCTGGAGGAGGTGGTGGCGCTGCTGGAGGCACTGCCGGAGCGCGAGGCGGACTCGCCCGATTGGCGGCGGCCGTACCTGGAGGTGTGCGTGGCGCTGCCCCGGCCGGAGCCGTCGCTGCGGCACAAGGTGGAGAAGGTGCTGGAGAGCAAGGCTGCGCGGCTGGTGAAGCTGACCCCGGCGTACACGGGGACTGGTGGTGCATTGGCTGAAGCGCAGCCGGGCCTGTCGCTGAAGGAGCGCACGCCCGAGGACGTCTTCCGCGCGCGCTACGCGAGGGACTTCCAGGAGCCGCCGTCCCCGGTACTGCTGGAGGCCTTCCACACGCTGCTGGCCGAGGTGCAGGAGGAGGCGTCATGA
- a CDS encoding PhzF family phenazine biosynthesis protein, with the protein MRLPLFQVDAFTSRVFGGNPAAVCPLDAWLPDADMQAIALENNLSETAFFVREANGFRLRWFTPTQEVDLCGHATLAAAWVLFHRWESGLTRVEFATRSGTLGVTQEADGWLAMDFPSRPPTPCPVPAGLVEALGATPRETFASRDLVAVFDSEEQVRALRPDLARLAALDTFAVVPTAPGKRVDFVSRFFAPRAGVPEDPVTGSAHCSLVPYWAKRLGKTSLLAHQVSARGGELRCEEKGPRVRISGQAALYLEGFITW; encoded by the coding sequence ATGCGCCTGCCCCTCTTCCAGGTGGATGCCTTCACCTCCCGAGTCTTCGGCGGCAACCCCGCGGCCGTGTGCCCGCTGGACGCGTGGCTGCCGGACGCGGACATGCAGGCCATTGCCCTGGAGAACAACCTCTCCGAGACGGCCTTCTTCGTGCGCGAGGCGAATGGCTTCCGCCTGCGCTGGTTCACCCCCACGCAGGAGGTGGACCTGTGCGGCCACGCCACGCTCGCCGCCGCGTGGGTGCTCTTCCACCGCTGGGAGTCGGGGCTCACGCGCGTGGAGTTCGCCACGCGCTCCGGGACGCTGGGGGTGACGCAGGAGGCGGACGGGTGGCTGGCCATGGACTTCCCCTCGCGCCCGCCCACGCCGTGCCCCGTGCCGGCCGGGCTGGTGGAGGCGCTGGGCGCGACGCCGCGAGAGACGTTCGCCTCGCGTGATTTGGTGGCCGTCTTCGATTCGGAGGAGCAGGTGCGCGCACTGCGGCCGGACCTGGCGCGGCTGGCGGCGCTGGACACCTTCGCGGTGGTGCCGACGGCGCCCGGGAAGCGCGTGGACTTCGTGTCGCGCTTCTTCGCGCCGCGCGCGGGCGTGCCGGAGGACCCGGTGACGGGCTCGGCGCACTGTTCGCTGGTGCCGTACTGGGCGAAGCGGCTGGGCAAGACCTCGCTCCTCGCCCATCAGGTCTCCGCGCGCGGCGGCGAGCTGCGCTGCGAGGAGAAGGGGCCGCGCGTGCGCATCTCCGGTCAGGCCGCGCTCTACCTCGAAGGTTTCATCACCTGGTAG
- a CDS encoding TIGR02266 family protein codes for MAAWVEELGSVLSSAQSLQLVVALRAEEAGLELKVEAPGYPRAAVEKLAEGAKRSGGTFVELWRMPKAERDAFRATTFGGGTAHPGHELAAAARALQQHVSRLAASGTRPTSPPANPMDAPRPAPAPAPKAASEAPTERAAASVPEAPAARAAASVPEASTAPATPAAPQAIVPTHQVQLPADGPQRRGRRFAVKLELEFRTNLDFVREHALNISNGGLFVRTAHRPQPDSVVTVDVKLPDGKRLQGDAVVVHVVDDPYTGGVGLAFLSDDATFSQTLDQYLASLAVGTG; via the coding sequence GTGGCTGCCTGGGTGGAGGAGCTCGGCTCGGTGCTGTCCTCCGCGCAGTCGCTCCAGCTCGTGGTCGCGCTGCGCGCGGAAGAAGCGGGACTCGAGTTGAAGGTGGAAGCCCCGGGATACCCGCGCGCCGCGGTGGAGAAGCTGGCCGAGGGCGCGAAGCGCAGCGGCGGCACCTTCGTGGAGCTGTGGCGCATGCCGAAGGCCGAGCGCGACGCCTTCCGCGCCACCACCTTCGGAGGCGGCACCGCGCACCCGGGCCATGAGCTCGCCGCCGCCGCGCGCGCGCTGCAGCAGCATGTGAGCCGGCTCGCCGCGAGCGGCACGCGGCCCACGTCCCCGCCCGCCAATCCCATGGACGCGCCCCGGCCCGCGCCTGCGCCCGCGCCGAAGGCCGCCTCGGAGGCCCCTACCGAGCGCGCGGCAGCGAGCGTGCCGGAGGCGCCCGCCGCGCGCGCGGCCGCGAGCGTGCCGGAGGCCAGCACCGCGCCCGCGACTCCGGCCGCTCCACAGGCGATTGTGCCCACGCACCAGGTGCAGTTGCCCGCGGACGGCCCGCAGCGGCGCGGGCGGCGCTTCGCGGTGAAGCTGGAGCTGGAATTCCGCACCAACCTGGACTTCGTGCGAGAGCACGCGCTCAACATCTCCAACGGAGGCCTCTTCGTGCGCACCGCGCACCGGCCGCAGCCCGACAGCGTCGTCACGGTGGACGTGAAGCTGCCCGACGGCAAGCGGCTGCAGGGCGACGCGGTGGTGGTGCACGTGGTGGATGACCCGTACACCGGCGGCGTGGGGCTCGCGTTCCTCAGCGACGACGCCACCTTCTCCCAGACGCTGGACCAGTACCTGGCGAGCCTCGCGGTCGGCACGGGCTGA
- a CDS encoding PQQ-dependent sugar dehydrogenase, giving the protein MRTPPLASLLLLALCSSAWAAVVPNGFVETSYTSSSLSQATGLAWAPDGSGRLFIALKTGSVRVVAMKNGALETQGTTSTLVTSVFATEPSVYTNSECGLIGIAFDPNYVVNRYVYVFVTVSASEQRIVRYTDANGVGTARTEVVKGLPTAGQNHDGGAIGFGPDGKLYWAIGDNGNGTGVNADLTSLASKVGRANLDGTPVNDNPFFDGVGPNNEYIWARGFRNPFTFTFQPSTGKLWVNTVGTGYEQIFVVGARDHAGYNQYENNQPAGFITPVVKYKTNSIDSRTLTANGAVRSGGVTTFTTTATHGFRKGEKLTLDGVSDTSFNGAFYVASTPTPTTFTVAQPALPDASSGSGTATTQALGGSITGGTFYDATLFPPEYRGNFFFGDYNSGQVTRVTLAADNTVATVDEWGTGFSANVDFALGPDGALYTVNVTGGVVRRIAPSTSTQKLVVSGLNLRVVEGGRTAFSVRLAQAPAAPVTVQVARAAGSSEDVSVVSGGSLTFSTTDWNVPRVVTIGAVEDADSEVDVATFTVTSVGLTDESVVVTTIDNNAPRLVLSAVKVSVPENATATFGVSLSKQPSGNVTVNVARTQGDADITVQDGATLAFTPSDWNTPKTVTLRAASDADNLDGVATITVAAPGLDARQLEAVEVDDEPMAPVITSTAVTTAVVGSPYRYDVEANGRPTPTYSLVGTVPQGMTIDAATGLISWTPSAAGSADVTVRASNGESPDADQTFTLTSKQDEAPRAVLTRPEEGERVSGASAEFFGDCVDDVGCTRAEFYVDGELQYTDTRTDNHFHFGGEHNRWDTTSLSPGGHRIRFVVVDTAGMQSAKEVTVCVGDGSCALAQPDAGTGAPDAGTGELGDEGDDTSKCSCGASPVAPLAWLALGVLSLLRRRARAD; this is encoded by the coding sequence ATGCGAACTCCCCCACTCGCGTCATTGTTGCTCCTGGCTCTGTGTTCCTCCGCATGGGCCGCCGTCGTGCCCAATGGCTTCGTGGAAACGAGCTACACGTCCTCTTCGCTCAGTCAGGCCACGGGCCTGGCGTGGGCGCCGGATGGCTCGGGCCGTCTGTTCATCGCGCTGAAGACGGGCTCGGTGCGCGTCGTGGCGATGAAGAACGGCGCGCTGGAGACGCAGGGCACGACGAGCACGCTCGTCACCAGCGTCTTCGCCACGGAGCCCTCCGTCTACACCAACAGCGAGTGCGGCCTCATCGGCATCGCGTTCGACCCGAACTACGTGGTCAACCGGTACGTCTACGTCTTCGTCACCGTCTCCGCGTCCGAGCAGCGCATCGTCCGCTACACGGATGCCAACGGCGTGGGCACCGCGCGCACGGAGGTCGTCAAGGGACTGCCCACCGCCGGGCAGAACCATGACGGCGGCGCCATCGGCTTCGGGCCGGACGGGAAGCTCTACTGGGCCATTGGTGACAACGGCAACGGCACGGGTGTGAATGCGGACCTGACGTCGCTCGCGTCGAAGGTGGGCCGCGCCAACCTGGACGGCACGCCCGTCAACGACAACCCGTTCTTCGACGGCGTGGGCCCCAACAACGAGTACATCTGGGCGCGCGGCTTCCGCAACCCGTTCACCTTCACCTTCCAGCCGTCCACCGGGAAGCTGTGGGTCAACACCGTGGGCACCGGCTACGAGCAGATTTTCGTGGTGGGCGCGAGAGACCACGCTGGCTACAACCAGTACGAGAACAACCAGCCCGCCGGGTTCATCACGCCGGTGGTCAAGTACAAGACCAACAGCATCGACTCGCGCACCCTCACTGCGAACGGAGCGGTGCGCAGCGGCGGCGTCACCACCTTCACCACCACGGCGACGCATGGCTTCCGCAAGGGAGAGAAGCTCACCCTCGACGGCGTGAGCGACACGAGCTTCAACGGCGCGTTCTACGTGGCCAGCACGCCCACGCCCACCACCTTCACCGTGGCGCAGCCGGCGCTTCCGGATGCGAGCAGCGGCAGTGGCACCGCGACGACGCAGGCGCTGGGCGGCTCCATCACCGGCGGCACCTTCTACGACGCCACGCTCTTCCCTCCGGAGTACCGCGGCAACTTCTTCTTTGGCGACTACAACTCCGGTCAGGTGACGCGCGTCACGCTGGCGGCGGACAACACGGTGGCCACGGTGGACGAGTGGGGCACGGGCTTCTCGGCCAACGTGGACTTCGCCCTGGGGCCGGACGGCGCGCTCTACACGGTGAATGTCACCGGCGGCGTGGTGCGCCGCATTGCTCCGTCCACCTCCACGCAGAAGCTGGTGGTGTCCGGGCTCAACCTGCGCGTGGTGGAGGGCGGGCGCACCGCCTTCTCCGTGCGCCTGGCGCAGGCGCCCGCCGCGCCCGTCACGGTGCAGGTGGCCCGGGCGGCGGGCAGCTCGGAGGACGTGAGCGTGGTGAGTGGTGGCTCGCTCACCTTCTCCACCACGGATTGGAATGTGCCTCGCGTGGTGACGATTGGGGCGGTGGAGGACGCGGACTCGGAGGTGGACGTCGCCACCTTCACGGTGACTTCGGTGGGGCTGACGGACGAGTCCGTGGTGGTCACCACCATCGACAACAACGCGCCCCGGCTGGTGCTGTCCGCGGTGAAGGTGTCCGTCCCGGAGAACGCCACCGCCACCTTCGGCGTGTCGCTGTCCAAGCAGCCGTCGGGCAACGTCACCGTCAACGTGGCGCGCACGCAGGGCGACGCGGACATCACGGTGCAGGACGGGGCCACGCTGGCCTTCACGCCGTCGGATTGGAACACGCCCAAGACTGTCACGCTGCGGGCCGCGTCGGATGCGGACAACCTGGATGGCGTGGCCACCATCACCGTGGCCGCACCGGGGCTGGATGCGCGCCAGTTGGAGGCCGTCGAGGTGGATGACGAGCCGATGGCTCCCGTCATCACCTCCACGGCCGTCACCACGGCGGTGGTGGGCAGCCCCTACCGCTACGACGTGGAGGCGAATGGCCGGCCGACGCCGACGTACTCGCTGGTGGGCACGGTGCCGCAGGGAATGACCATCGACGCGGCCACGGGCCTCATCTCCTGGACGCCCTCTGCCGCGGGCTCGGCGGACGTCACGGTGCGCGCGAGCAATGGCGAGTCGCCGGACGCGGACCAGACCTTCACCCTCACCTCGAAGCAGGACGAGGCGCCGCGTGCCGTCCTCACGCGCCCCGAGGAGGGCGAGCGCGTGTCCGGTGCTTCCGCCGAGTTCTTCGGCGACTGCGTGGACGACGTGGGCTGCACGCGCGCCGAGTTCTACGTGGACGGCGAGCTGCAATACACGGACACGCGCACGGACAACCACTTCCACTTCGGCGGTGAGCACAACCGCTGGGACACCACGTCACTGTCGCCGGGCGGGCACCGCATCCGCTTCGTGGTGGTGGACACCGCGGGCATGCAGTCCGCGAAGGAGGTGACGGTGTGCGTGGGCGACGGAAGCTGCGCGCTGGCCCAGCCGGACGCGGGCACCGGCGCGCCGGACGCGGGCACGGGTGAGCTCGGTGACGAGGGGGACGACACGTCCAAGTGCAGCTGCGGCGCGTCGCCGGTGGCGCCGCTCGCGTGGCTGGCGCTGGGCGTGCTGTCGCTGCTGCGGAGGCGGGCGCGCGCGGACTGA
- a CDS encoding serine/threonine-protein kinase — protein MDGASETWPRDCGRFELLSRLGRGGMAEVFLARMLQGPHAGARVALKRVRPERAHDAEALEQLLHEAELARCLNHPHIVGFVEYGELADGGYLAMELVEGPDLGRVLAQCRRRRIELPIDISVLIVRQVLEALAHAHHATSTTGRPLGVVHCDVSPHNVLLSRTGEVKLADFGVARSRAGMAVDARRLGKQHYRSPELIAGDVSVAVDLWAAAVLLYELLSLESPFPTGPGEEVEASIRGGRVTPIRMLVPEVSDALALVLDRALAPNPAQRFKTAEQFARALAPLCDDRVATPLAVAAVVRGLMGSER, from the coding sequence ATGGACGGCGCCTCCGAGACGTGGCCGCGCGACTGCGGCCGCTTCGAACTGCTGTCCCGGCTGGGCCGCGGCGGCATGGCGGAGGTGTTCCTCGCGCGGATGCTGCAGGGCCCGCACGCCGGAGCGCGCGTGGCCCTCAAGCGCGTGCGCCCGGAGCGCGCGCACGACGCGGAGGCCCTCGAGCAGCTGCTCCACGAGGCGGAGCTGGCGCGGTGCCTGAATCATCCGCACATCGTCGGCTTCGTGGAATACGGCGAGCTGGCGGACGGCGGCTACCTGGCGATGGAGCTGGTGGAAGGACCTGACTTGGGCCGCGTGCTGGCGCAGTGCCGGCGGCGCCGAATCGAGCTGCCCATCGACATCTCCGTGCTCATCGTCCGGCAGGTGCTGGAGGCGCTCGCGCACGCGCACCATGCCACCAGCACCACGGGGCGGCCGCTGGGCGTGGTGCACTGTGACGTGTCCCCGCACAACGTGCTGCTGTCGCGCACCGGCGAGGTGAAGCTCGCGGACTTCGGCGTGGCGCGCTCTCGCGCGGGGATGGCGGTGGACGCGCGCAGGCTGGGCAAGCAGCACTACCGCTCGCCGGAGCTGATTGCCGGCGACGTGTCCGTGGCGGTGGACCTGTGGGCCGCGGCGGTGCTGCTGTACGAGCTGCTGTCGCTGGAGTCGCCCTTCCCCACCGGGCCGGGCGAGGAGGTGGAGGCCTCCATCCGCGGCGGGCGGGTGACGCCCATCCGCATGCTGGTGCCGGAGGTGTCCGACGCGCTGGCGCTGGTGCTGGACCGCGCGCTGGCGCCGAACCCCGCGCAGCGCTTCAAGACAGCCGAGCAGTTCGCCCGGGCGCTCGCCCCGCTGTGCGACGACCGCGTGGCCACGCCGCTGGCGGTGGCGGCGGTGGTGCGCGGGTTGATGGGCTCGGAGCGCTGA
- a CDS encoding AAA family ATPase, translating into MKILAIRGSNLTSFAGDFAMELDRPPLDRLGLFAITGATGAGKSTLLDAMCLALFDRTPRLGGRGGAPVGRADEEEEARLSAYDVRGMLRRGAGEGFAEVDFQGRDGKRYRARWSVWRARSRAEGRFRPQEMSLTDVASSQQFGRTKGEVLAAIQERLGLSFDQFRRSALLAQGEFAAFLKADASERAELLERMTGTEVYSRLSVAAHEKNRHEQEELTRRAQGLAAIALMSDADRAVAQTQLGEEAGARAAAEARLVEAEGAATWHSERAGLLGAELAAETKAAEAARAVEEEAPRAARLEEVRAAETFRGAVTAAEGAERRWAEAEAAQVARAAEAEAALAESAARKGVLKEAERARAAAQDAEVAARPALEEAATLDARLAVVAREADEARKRAEASRGAAGTAKAELESVLAREAAARAEGEAARKWLTEKAHWLALAAEWPRWQRELERYESAQGDGRKAREEAGRLRGDVDRLRGDVTLRREEKAAAAEAEEMAQAAATHAEAAEGAEAGAARRSLREVLLSRQNVLHSLEAAREGLTSDGAEVRAAEGEAAKAKAEAESAEIEARDATARRVEREAALKEARRALSMAQATQSYASHRSLLRDGEACPLCGATEHPYAREVSALDGLVAESTARVETLEAERAEATKAEVAASAKGAAASARAGQARARRETAEARGSEHRTAWGVARGKWLRSVEETSGASGQVENAAHDASLPPEAGDSSEAGAWLHEARAEVQSRLTALKAEEEAAEGLARAAREARAALETQRTRREAAAEMLRRAEEALTRTEGTLNEVLARVESAEAIRRQVLADVSPIFSQDEGWEAKLESDPATFRSNCAKRVALWKTKEEARLKAEAREAEEQKHHARAQGLLDVSTQRAEEDTKLAAHKEEERGEVARARAALLNGRSTEDVRAELRARLDAAVESFERARDSADAAKQAERVATARAEDAVRARAEAIEAKEAARKALAEQLSARGTTLEAVKALLAHDAAWCEAEASALSALHVAVAQARAVLAERRERRTRHEESGPPSLSESDAGPACERLRADVQARRNSEATLRALLKTDDDARARHGAEAAALEERRREAEVWKTLGDLIGSHDGKRFKVFAQSLTLDALLLHANAHLRELARRYRLMRVPGHDLDLQVVDGDMGDEVRSVASLSGGESFLVSLALALGLASLSSETTQVETLFIDEGFGTLDPETLEVALATLDALQATGRQVGIISHVSGLAERIGVQVRVVKQGGGRSRLVVEGDPGMVPPAVEQVA; encoded by the coding sequence ATGAAAATCCTGGCCATCCGCGGCTCCAACCTGACGAGCTTCGCGGGCGACTTCGCGATGGAGCTGGACCGGCCGCCGCTGGACAGGCTGGGCCTGTTCGCGATTACGGGGGCCACGGGCGCGGGGAAGAGCACGCTGCTGGACGCCATGTGCCTGGCGCTGTTCGACCGCACGCCCCGGCTCGGCGGGCGCGGTGGCGCGCCGGTGGGCCGCGCGGATGAAGAGGAGGAGGCGCGGCTGTCGGCGTACGACGTGCGCGGCATGCTGCGGCGCGGGGCGGGCGAGGGCTTCGCGGAGGTGGACTTCCAGGGGAGGGATGGGAAGCGCTACCGGGCGCGCTGGTCGGTGTGGCGGGCGCGCAGCCGCGCGGAGGGGCGCTTCCGGCCGCAGGAGATGTCGCTGACGGACGTGGCCTCGTCGCAGCAGTTCGGCCGCACGAAGGGCGAGGTGCTGGCGGCGATTCAGGAGCGGCTGGGGCTGTCGTTCGACCAGTTCCGGCGCTCGGCGCTGCTGGCGCAGGGCGAGTTCGCGGCGTTCCTCAAGGCGGACGCCAGCGAGCGCGCGGAGTTGCTGGAGCGGATGACGGGGACGGAGGTGTACAGCCGGCTGTCCGTCGCCGCGCACGAGAAGAACCGGCACGAGCAGGAGGAGCTGACGCGGCGGGCGCAGGGACTGGCGGCGATTGCGCTCATGTCCGATGCGGACCGCGCGGTGGCGCAGACGCAGCTCGGCGAGGAGGCGGGAGCGCGGGCGGCGGCCGAGGCGCGGCTGGTGGAGGCGGAGGGCGCCGCGACCTGGCACTCGGAGCGGGCGGGGCTCTTGGGCGCGGAGCTGGCGGCGGAGACGAAGGCGGCGGAGGCCGCTCGGGCGGTGGAGGAGGAGGCGCCCCGGGCGGCGCGGCTGGAGGAGGTGCGCGCGGCGGAGACCTTCCGAGGCGCGGTGACGGCGGCGGAGGGCGCGGAGCGCCGGTGGGCGGAGGCCGAGGCCGCGCAGGTGGCTCGCGCGGCGGAGGCGGAGGCGGCGCTGGCGGAGTCCGCTGCGCGGAAGGGAGTGCTGAAGGAGGCGGAGCGGGCACGGGCGGCCGCACAGGACGCGGAGGTGGCGGCGAGGCCCGCGCTGGAGGAGGCGGCGACGCTGGATGCGCGGTTGGCCGTGGTGGCGCGGGAGGCGGACGAAGCGCGCAAGCGCGCGGAGGCTTCGCGTGGCGCCGCGGGGACGGCGAAGGCGGAGCTGGAGTCGGTGCTGGCCCGCGAGGCGGCGGCGCGCGCGGAGGGCGAGGCCGCGAGGAAATGGCTGACGGAGAAGGCGCACTGGCTGGCCCTGGCGGCGGAGTGGCCCCGCTGGCAGCGCGAGCTGGAGCGCTACGAGTCCGCGCAGGGTGACGGAAGGAAGGCGCGCGAGGAGGCCGGGCGGCTGCGCGGGGACGTGGACCGGCTGCGCGGGGACGTGACGCTGCGGCGGGAGGAGAAGGCCGCGGCCGCCGAGGCGGAGGAGATGGCGCAGGCGGCGGCCACGCACGCGGAGGCGGCGGAGGGCGCGGAGGCGGGCGCGGCACGGCGGTCGCTGCGCGAGGTGCTGTTGTCGAGACAGAACGTGCTGCACTCGCTGGAGGCGGCGCGGGAGGGGCTGACCTCGGATGGGGCGGAGGTGCGCGCCGCCGAGGGTGAGGCGGCGAAGGCGAAGGCGGAGGCGGAGTCCGCCGAGATTGAGGCCCGGGACGCGACGGCGCGGAGGGTGGAGCGAGAGGCTGCGCTGAAGGAGGCGCGGCGGGCACTGTCGATGGCGCAGGCGACGCAGAGCTATGCGTCCCACCGGTCGCTGCTGCGCGACGGTGAGGCGTGCCCGCTGTGCGGCGCCACCGAGCATCCATATGCGCGCGAGGTGTCCGCGCTGGATGGCCTGGTGGCGGAGTCCACGGCGCGAGTGGAGACGCTGGAAGCGGAGCGGGCCGAGGCCACGAAGGCCGAGGTGGCCGCGAGCGCGAAGGGCGCGGCGGCGAGCGCACGCGCGGGACAGGCCCGGGCTCGCCGTGAGACGGCCGAAGCCCGGGGCTCGGAGCACCGTACGGCGTGGGGTGTCGCGCGCGGGAAGTGGCTGCGTTCGGTGGAAGAGACGTCGGGCGCGTCCGGGCAGGTCGAGAACGCGGCGCATGACGCCTCCCTTCCTCCCGAGGCCGGTGACTCCTCGGAGGCGGGTGCGTGGCTGCATGAGGCGCGAGCGGAAGTTCAGTCGCGGCTCACGGCGCTGAAGGCCGAGGAAGAGGCGGCGGAGGGATTGGCCCGCGCGGCGCGTGAAGCTCGCGCCGCCCTGGAGACGCAGCGCACGCGGCGCGAGGCGGCCGCGGAGATGCTCCGGCGCGCCGAGGAAGCACTCACCCGCACGGAGGGCACGCTCAACGAGGTGCTGGCCCGCGTGGAGTCCGCCGAGGCCATCCGCCGTCAGGTCCTCGCGGACGTGTCGCCCATCTTCTCCCAGGATGAAGGCTGGGAAGCGAAGCTGGAGTCGGACCCCGCCACCTTCCGGAGCAACTGCGCGAAGCGCGTGGCCCTGTGGAAGACGAAGGAAGAGGCCCGGCTCAAGGCCGAGGCCCGCGAGGCCGAGGAGCAGAAGCACCACGCTCGCGCCCAGGGACTCCTGGACGTCAGCACCCAGCGCGCCGAGGAGGACACGAAGCTCGCCGCCCACAAGGAGGAGGAGCGCGGCGAGGTGGCTCGGGCCCGCGCGGCGCTGCTGAATGGCCGCTCCACCGAGGACGTGCGCGCGGAGCTGCGCGCCCGGCTGGATGCCGCCGTGGAGTCCTTCGAGCGTGCCCGTGACTCCGCCGACGCCGCGAAGCAGGCGGAGCGCGTGGCCACCGCCCGCGCTGAGGACGCCGTGCGCGCACGGGCCGAGGCCATCGAGGCGAAGGAGGCCGCGCGGAAGGCGCTGGCGGAACAGCTCTCCGCCCGGGGCACCACGCTGGAGGCGGTGAAGGCGCTCCTCGCCCATGACGCCGCGTGGTGCGAGGCGGAGGCGAGCGCCCTGTCCGCACTGCACGTCGCCGTTGCCCAGGCCCGCGCGGTGCTGGCCGAGCGGCGCGAGCGGAGGACCCGGCACGAGGAGTCCGGCCCACCCTCCCTTTCCGAGTCCGACGCCGGCCCCGCTTGCGAGCGGCTGCGCGCCGACGTGCAGGCCCGCCGTAACTCCGAGGCCACCCTGCGCGCCCTTCTGAAGACCGACGACGATGCCCGCGCGCGGCACGGCGCGGAGGCCGCCGCCCTGGAGGAGCGCCGCCGTGAGGCCGAGGTGTGGAAGACGCTGGGAGACCTCATCGGCTCGCACGACGGCAAACGCTTCAAGGTGTTCGCCCAGAGCCTCACGCTGGACGCGCTGCTGCTGCACGCCAACGCGCACCTGCGCGAATTGGCGCGGCGCTACCGGCTGATGCGCGTGCCCGGGCACGACCTGGACCTCCAGGTGGTGGACGGAGACATGGGCGACGAGGTGCGCAGCGTGGCCAGCCTCTCCGGCGGAGAGAGCTTCCTCGTGTCGCTGGCGCTCGCGCTGGGGCTCGCCTCGCTGTCCTCCGAGACGACGCAGGTGGAGACGCTCTTCATCGACGAGGGCTTCGGCACGCTGGACCCGGAGACGCTCGAGGTGGCCCTGGCCACGCTGGACGCCCTCCAGGCCACGGGCCGGCAGGTGGGCATCATCTCCCACGTCAGCGGGCTGGCCGAGCGCATTGGCGTCCAGGTGCGCGTGGTGAAGCAGGGCGGAGGCCGCAGCCGGCTCGTGGTGGAGGGAGACCCGGGCATGGTGCCGCCCGCCGTGGAGCAGGTGGCGTGA